The following coding sequences lie in one Mus musculus strain C57BL/6J chromosome 11, GRCm38.p6 C57BL/6J genomic window:
- the Gm33099 gene encoding uncharacterized protein Gm33099: MAWLRMRRRCREELNECRASDRSCLATETETNDRPVLLYFIITLFPASEPLPCSPTEAHLYRFLPKSHHHQEDHPGGWSGAEDETQDFSYPLSYTPQPCKLLDSVPLRGKGTAQEWSNLLFSREETAEESSFVCLAPGSRLTTPVRAWHCARCAPAAGSRSQLRLLACRAPWHVPRAPLTRAAPLQVASAPTLTSRGRLGTVGGPGSEVGAAGTAAGRGRCAFKVPPPRGRETACASPIPPGSARDEKHNA; encoded by the exons ATGGCGTGGCTGAGAATGCGGCGACGTTGCCGGGAG GAGCTGAATGAGTGTCGCGCATCAGACCGCAGCTGCCTCGCGACCGAGACGGAGACAAATGACAG GCCTGTCCTGCTGTACTTCATCATCACCTTGTTCCCGGCCTCAGAACCTTTGCCATGCTCTCCCACAGAAGCACACCTCTATCGATTTCTGCCTAAAAGTCACCACCACCAGGAAGACCACCCAGGAGGCTGG tCTGGTGCTGAAGATGAAACCCAGGATTTCTCCTACCCATTGAGCTACACTCCCCAGCCCTGCAAGCTTCTTGACAGTGTTCCACTGAGAGGGAAGGGAACAGCCCAGGAGTGGAGCAACCTCCTATTTTCCAGAGAAGAAACCGCAGAAGAG TCGTCCTTCGTCTGCCTAGCTCCGGGTTCTCGCCTCACCACCCCCGTCCGCGCCTGGCACTGCGCCCGGTGCGCCCCAGCCGCCGGATCGCGCTCGCAGCTCCGACTTCTTGCCTGCCGGGCTCCGTGGCACGTGCCCCGCGCGCCCCTGACCCGTGCTGCACCCCTCCAGGTGGCCTCCGCGCCCACCCTGACCTCCAGAGGTCGCCTGGGGACGGTCGGGGGCCCGGGCTCGGAGGTGGGGGCAGCGGGGACGGCGGCAGGGAGAGGACGCTGCGCCTTTAAGGTGCCACCGCCGCGTGGCAGGGAGACAGCTTGTGCCAGCCCCATTCCGCCCGGCTCCGCTCGCGACGAGAAACACAATGCATAA